In Xenorhabdus nematophila ATCC 19061, one DNA window encodes the following:
- a CDS encoding helix-turn-helix transcriptional regulator, which yields MAKQKNPRMKNTSPYPEVGNARKRHTADFLGISDSTLHRWVKDKKIPQPFELEGGFFVFDAAEIRKWVENKKSRRESIVI from the coding sequence ATGGCGAAGCAGAAAAATCCACGTATGAAAAATACAAGCCCATACCCTGAAGTCGGTAATGCACGTAAACGCCATACCGCTGATTTTCTGGGTATATCTGATTCAACGTTACACCGTTGGGTTAAAGATAAAAAGATACCGCAGCCTTTTGAGCTAGAGGGTGGTTTTTTTGTCTTTGATGCAGCAGAAATACGTAAATGGGTAGAAAATAAAAAATCACGAAGAGAATCTATAGTTATATAA